One stretch of Leishmania braziliensis MHOM/BR/75/M2904 complete genome, chromosome 6 DNA includes these proteins:
- the PUF5 gene encoding putative pumillio protein 5: MSGASKNFYASMVLKSNYPDAQPLTSTGVPLKKGQQPYRSSHYSSATANPSAFPVLTQPLALPVGLQSPQTLPANVLRPTVLIPTASHESSDSSKHSAKMYTHNPYASTCTTPSTYLSQSTSMESGTFASPYATVTAPRTSAITLPHSSGASTFPVYAASEGSCGEAGALANMLEDQFLSILGNIPSTAMSSRGRHILLNVLRLQHIDKIQMIYDELVPQFNTVAMDQHGCHVARTLIEYISTPQMEALVPYIDPKVIRQMATTTQHTRRVLQAVFEHHKSDALMPIVEVVTSDCQLLSVTQQGCIAIIRIIEYAKPAQKRTLISALVPLLSTLAKNQFGNYVVQCILKNIEGYVSLNDLVGSFQGHWVELSCDKYSSNVMEKIVGMLKGTLRQRIVNELIFDVTHLQCLMQNSFGNYVLQAMIGSAVNQYEYGLIYDAVTPLLHTSPYGHRIEAKLKGRYDALYSKPVPAIATPVDATSK; encoded by the coding sequence ATGTCTGGTGCTTCGAAGAACTTTTACGCCTCGATGGTTTTGAAGTCAAACTACCCCGATGCGCAACCGCTGACGTCGACGGGGGTGCCGCTGAAGAAGGGCCAACAGCCGTATCGCAGCTCACACTACAGCAGCGCAACGGCAAACCCCAGCGCCTTCCCTGTGCTGACTCAGCCTCTCGCTCTGCCCGTGGGGTTGCAGAGCCCGCAGACACTGCCGGCGAACGTGCTCCGTCCGACAGTGCTCATTCCGACGGCCAGCCACGAATCTTCTGACTCTTCGAAGCACTCAGCGAAGATGTACACCCATAACCCCTACGCCTCTACCTGCACCACCCCGTCTACGTACCTCTCGCAGAGCACCAGTATGGAGAGCGGCACCTTCGCTTCGCCCTACGCGACCGTGACGGCGCCTCGCACCAGTGCCATAACGCTGCCGCactccagcggcgccagcaccttTCCGGTGTACGCCGCGTCGGAGGGCAGCTGTGGTGAGGCCGGCGCGCTGGCGAACATGCTGGAAGACCAGTTCCTCAGTATCCTTGGGAACATTCCCTCGACGGCGATGTCGTCCCGCGGCCGCCACATTCTCCTCAACGTCCTCCGGCTGCAGCACATTGATAAGATTCAGATGATTTACGATGAACTTGTTCCGCAGTTCAACACTGTTGCGATGGACCAGCACGGTTGTCACGTCGCGCGCACGCTCATCGAATACATCTCAACCCCGCAGatggaggcgctggtgccgtACATAGACCCGAAAGTCATTCGGCAGatggccaccaccacacagcACACCCGCCGCGTTCTGCAGGCGGTCTTCGAGCACCACAAGTCCGATGCGCTTATGCCCATCGTTGAGGTGGTGACGTCGGACTGCCAGCTTCTATCGGTCACGCAGCAGGGCTGCATAGCGATCATTCGTATCATCGAGTACGCGAAGCCGGCCCAGAAGCGGACGCTCATTAGCGCCCTCGTGCCGCTCCTCTCCACGTTGGCCAAGAATCAGTTTGGTAACTACGTGGTGCAGTGCATTCTCAAGAACATAGAGGGCTACGTCTCGCTGAACGACTTGGTTGGCAGCTTCCAGGGCCACTGGGTGGAGCTGTCGTGTGATAAGTACAGCTCCAACGTGATGGAGAAGATTGTGGGAATGCTCAAGGGAACTTTGCGCCAGCGCATTGTGAACGAGCTCATCTTTGACGTGACACACCTCCAGTGCCTCATGCAGAACAGCTTCGGCAATTACGTCCTGCAGGCGATGATTGGCAGCGCGGTGAACCAGTACGAGTATGGGCTGATTTACGACGCCGTCACGCCACTTTTGCACACAAGTCCGTATGGGCACCGGATCgaggcgaagctgaaggGTCGCTATGATGCCCTGTACAGCAAGCCGGTCCCGGCAATCGCTACCCCAGTCGATGCTACGTCCAAGTAG
- a CDS encoding putative ABC transporter yields MPLLNSELMDERNSINVADPDFTAKSERQTPSSLNINLEMPPSTANLDSGTLKTGSVPDSYSLPLSWSKLSYSAGKKRILCGLTGTALPGRCLAILGSSGAGKTTFLNAISDRLASGGALRLSGRRQLGDCELERHFRKAMGFVTQDDIISPLSTPYDALWFSLRTRRGTGRAETEERVQEALDVLRLQHCRNTKVGIPGLEAGLSGGERKRCSIGIELICDPKVLLLDEPTSGLDSVTSAKVVHLLRQLSRMGRTVIYTIHQPTAEVLSYFDDVMLMTQGRIAYHGTMAASLDYFESIGFVCPSKYTPTDYYMVLLQDSATSKILIKRWSKYLKNGPRTPHSAAVRLAKSRRESSAARFLDAYIVKFGSSPVVQFYELTRRTLIEISRDSLYLFSYMAQAVFFAVVVGLIFLNLRSNVEGIQDRQGLLFMIVMNRAMSSTFIMINTFNNVRAVYTREQQAGAYSPLMFFLGRSVAEFPVQILAVLVESCILYWMVGLHRAPGSFFYYCGVVALLSQVATGLGFAISTACPSLMIGSAITPPILIPLALGGGLFASTDRLRPYWYWIEKPSFMRHTYILLMRNELYNVHNITCDNYRWGDEYCINQPRDGRTVLRLLQFDGDPQSESVYMWLSLVVLFFLLRIICVISLTIASRARTG; encoded by the coding sequence ATGCCTCTCTTAAACAGCGAACTCATGGATGAAAGGAACTCCATCAATGTGGCGGACCCAGACTTTACCGCCAAAAGCGAGCGCCAgaccccttcctctctcaaTATCAACCTCGAGATGCCACCTTCCACCGCCAACCTGGACTCCGGCACGCTGAAGACAGGCAGCGTGCCGGACAGCtactcgctgccgctgtcgtggAGCAAGCTGAGCTACAGCGCCGGCAAGAAGCGCATCCTGTGCGGGCTGACGGGGACTGCGCTGCCCGGGCGGTGCCTCGCGATCCTCGGGTCGTCCGGTGCCGGCAAGACGACGTTCCTGAACGCGATCAGCGACCGACTTGCGTCTGGCGGCGCCCTGAGGCTGAGCGGGCGGCGCCAGCTGGGCGATTGCGAGCTCGAGCGGCACTTTCGCAAGGCGATGGGGTTTGTGACCCAGGACGACATCATCTCGCCGCTGTCGACGCCGTACGACGCGCTGTGGTtctcgctgcgcacgcggcgCGGGACGGGCCGTgcggagacggaggagcgtgtgcaggaggcgctggatgtactgcggctgcagcactgccgcaaCACGAAGGTTGGCATCCCCGGACTGGAGGCTGGGCTGTCTGGTGGCGAGCGCAAGCGGTGCAGCATCGGGATCGAGCTGATCTGCGACCcgaaggtgctgctgcttgatgAGCCGACGTCTGGGCTAGACTCCGTGACGTCTGCGAAGGTCGTacacctgctgcgccagctgtcGCGTATGGGCCGCACTGTGATCTACACGATCCATCAGCCGACTGCGGAGGTGCTGTCGTACTTCGACGACGTGATGCTGATGACGCAGGGCCGCATTGCGTACCACGGGACGatggcggcgtcgctggaCTACTTCGAGTCTATCGGGTTCGTGTGCCCGAGCAAGTACACGCCGACGGACTACTacatggtgctgctgcaggacaGTGCGACGAGCAAGATCTTGATCAAGCGTTGGAGCAAGTACCTGAAGAACGGCCCCCGCACACCGCACAGCGCCGCGGTGCGTCTTGCGAAGAGCCGCCGCGAGTCGTCAGCTGCGCGGTTCCTGGATGCGTACATTGTGAAGTTCGGCAGCTCGCCGGTTGTGCAGTTCTACGAGCTGACGCGGCGCACGCTGATCGAGATCTCCCGTGATTCGCTCTACCTCTTCTCGTACATGGCGCAGGCGGTCTTCTTTGCCGTGGTCGTGGGCCTGATCTTCTTGAATCTGCGCTCCAACGTGGAGGGCATTCAGGATCGCCAGGGCCTGCTGTTCATGATCGTGATGAACCGTGCGATGAGCTCGACGTTCATCATGATTAACACGTTCAACAATGTGCGCGCCGTGTACACGCGTGAGCAGCAGGCCGGCGCGTACTCGCCGCTGATGTTTTTCCTTGGGCGGAGTGTCGCTGAGTTTCCCGTGCAGATTCTTGCAGTGCTGGTGGAGAGCTGCATCCTGTACTGGATGGTGGGCCTGCATCGTGCGCCTGGGTCGTTCTTCTACTACTGcggtgtggtggcgctgctgtcgcaggtGGCAACTGGACTGGGTTTTGCCATCTCCACCGCGTGCCCGTCGCTGATGATTGGTTCTGCCATCACACCGCCGATCTTGATCCCACTGGCTCTAGGCGGCGGCCTGTTCGCGAGTACGGACCGTCTGCGGCCGTACTGGTACTGGATTGAGAAGCCGTCGTTCATGCGCCACACGTACATTCTCTTGATGCGCAATGAGCTGTACAATGTGCACAACATCACGTGCGACAACTACCGCTGGGGAGACGAGTACTGCATCAACCAGCCGCGTGATGGACGTACAGTGCTGCGTCTGCTTCAGTTTGACGGTGACCCGCAGTCTGAGAGTGTGTATATGTGGCTGTCCTTGGTTGTTCTGTTCTTCCTGTTACGCATCATTTGTGTGATTTCGCTCACAATCGCGAGCCGTGCCAGGACTGGATGA
- a CDS encoding putative ABC transporter, translated as MCNTAATREPVEDDYTHDSFSPIEVHEPHTPHLQHTPSHHHAFHDRGSFANLDSGTLKTGSVPDSYSLPLSWSKLSYSAGKKRILCGLTGTALPGRCLAILGSSGAGKTTFLNAISDRLASGGALRLSGRRQLGDCELERHFRKAMGFVTQDDIISPLSTPYDALWFSLRTRRGTGRAETEERVQEALDVLRLQHCRNTKVGIPGLEAGLSGGERKRCSIGIELICDPKVLLLDEPTSGLDSVTSAKVVHLLRQLSRMGRTVIYTIHQPTAEVLSYFDDVMLMTQGRIAYHGTMAASLDYFESIGFVCPSKYTPTDYYMVLLQDSATSKILIKRWSKYLKNGPRTPHSAAVRLAKSRRESSAARFLDAYIVKFGSSPVVQFYELTRRTLIEISRDSLYLFSYMAQAVFFAVVVGLIFLNLRSNVEGIQDRRGLLFMIVMNRAMSSTFIMINMYNNVRAVYTREQQAGAYSPLMFFLGRSVAEFPVQILAVLVESCILYWMVGLHRAPGSFFYYCGVVALLSQVATGLGFAISTACPSLMIGSAITPPILIPLALGGGLFASTDRLRPYWYWIEKPSFMRHAYILLMRNELYNVHNITCDNYRWGDEYCINQPRDGRTVLRLLQFDGDPQSESVYMWLSLVVLFFLLRLITVLILTVAARARM; from the coding sequence ATGTGCAACACCGCTGCCACACGTGAGCCTGTAGAAGATGACTACACCCACGACTCCTTCTCGCCCATCGAAGTTCATGAGCCTCACACGCCCCATCTCCAGCACACCCCTTCTCACCACCACGCCTTCCACGATCGAGGTTCCTTCGCCAACCTGGACTCCGGCACGCTGAAGACAGGCAGCGTGCCGGACAGCtactcgctgccgctgtcgtggAGCAAGCTGAGCTACAGCGCCGGCAAGAAGCGCATCCTGTGCGGGCTGACGGGGACTGCGCTGCCCGGGCGGTGCCTCGCGATCCTCGGGTCGTCCGGTGCCGGCAAGACGACGTTTCTGAACGCGATCAGCGACCGACTTGCGTCTGGCGGCGCCCTGAGGCTGAGCGGGCGGCGCCAGCTGGGCGATTGCGAGCTCGAGCGGCACTTTCGCAAGGCGATGGGGTTTGTGACCCAGGACGACATCATCTCGCCGCTGTCGACGCCGTACGACGCGCTGTGGTtctcgctgcgcacgcggcgCGGGACGGGCCGTgcggagacggaggagcgtgtgcaggaggcgctggatgtactgcggctgcagcactgccgcaaCACAAAGGTTGGCATCCCCGGACTGGAGGCTGGGCTGTCTGGTGGCGAGCGCAAGCGGTGCAGCATCGGGATCGAGCTGATCTGCGACCcgaaggtgctgctgcttgatgAGCCGACGTCTGGGCTAGACTCCGTGACGTCTGCGAAGGTCGTacacctgctgcgccagctgtcGCGTATGGGCCGCACTGTGATCTACACGATCCATCAGCCGACTGCGGAGGTGCTGTCGTACTTCGACGATGTGATGCTGATGACGCAGGGCCGCATTGCGTACCACGGGACGatggcggcgtcgctggaCTACTTCGAGTCTATCGGGTTCGTGTGCCCGAGCAAGTACACGCCGACGGACTACTacatggtgctgctgcaggacaGTGCGACGAGCAAGATCTTGATCAAGCGTTGGAGCAAGTACCTGAAGAACGGCCCCCGCACACCGCACAGCGCCGCGGTGCGTCTTGCGAAGAGCCGCCGCGAGTCGTCAGCTGCGCGGTTCCTGGATGCGTACATTGTGAAGTTCGGCAGCTCGCCGGTTGTGCAGTTCTACGAGCTGACGCGGCGCACGCTGATCGAGATCTCCCGTGATTCGCTCTACCTCTTCTCGTACATGGCGCAGGCGGTCTTCTTTGCCGTGGTCGTGGGCCTGATCTTCTTGAATCTGCGCTCCAACGTGGAGGGCATTCAGGATCGCCGGGGTCTGCTGTTCATGATCGTGATGAACCGTGCGATGAGCTCGACGTTCATCATGATTAACATGTACAACAATGTGCGCGCCGTGTACACGCGTGAGCAGCAGGCCGGCGCATACTCGCCGCTGATGTTCTTCCTTGGGCGGAGTGTCGCTGAGTTTCCCGTGCAGATTCTTGCAGTGCTGGTGGAGAGCTGCATCCTGTACTGGATGGTGGGCCTGCATCGTGCACCTGGGTCGTTCTTCTACTACTGcggtgtggtggcgctgctgtcgcaggtGGCAACTGGACTGGGTTTTGCCATCTCCACCGCGTGCCCGTCGCTGATGATTGGTTCTGCCATCACACCGCCGATCTTGATCCCACTGGCTCTAGGCGGCGGCCTGTTCGCGAGTACGGACCGTCTGCGGCCGTACTGGTACTGGATTGAGAAGCCGTCGTTCATGCGCCACGCGTACATTCTCTTGATGCGCAATGAGCTGTACAATGTGCACAACATCACGTGCGACAACTACCGCTGGGGAGACGAGTACTGCATCAACCAGCCGCGTGATGGACGTACAGTGCTGCGTCTGCTTCAGTTTGACGGTGACCCGCAGTCTGAGAGTGTGTATATGTGGCTGTCCTTGGTTGTTCTGTTCTTCCTGTTACGCTTGATCACCGTGCTGATTCTGACGGTGGCAGCTCGTGCGAGAATGTAG